A single window of Streptomyces xanthii DNA harbors:
- a CDS encoding PTS sugar transporter subunit IIA — MTSVTSPLAGRAIGLTAVPDPVFSGAMVGPGTAIDPVREPSEAVAPVSGIVVSLHPHAFVVVDEAGHGVLTHLGIDTVQLNGEGFELLVNKGDTVQRGQAVVRWDPAAVEAAGKSPVCPVVALEATAESLSDVVEDGDLKAGDALFGWK, encoded by the coding sequence ATGACCAGTGTGACGTCCCCTCTTGCAGGACGCGCCATCGGACTCACCGCGGTTCCGGACCCGGTGTTCTCCGGCGCGATGGTCGGCCCCGGTACCGCCATCGACCCCGTGCGCGAGCCCTCCGAGGCAGTCGCACCCGTCAGCGGCATCGTCGTGTCCCTCCACCCCCACGCCTTCGTCGTCGTGGACGAAGCGGGTCACGGTGTGCTGACGCACCTGGGTATCGACACCGTCCAGCTGAACGGCGAGGGCTTCGAGCTGCTCGTCAACAAGGGCGACACCGTCCAGCGCGGTCAGGCCGTGGTCCGCTGGGACCCCGCCGCCGTCGAGGCCGCGGGCAAGTCGCCGGTGTGCCCGGTCGTCGCGCTCGAGGCGACCGCCGAGTCCCTGTCCGATGTCGTCGAGGACGGCGACCTCAAGGCTGGTGACGCGCTGTTCGGCTGGAAGTGA
- a CDS encoding Zn-ribbon domain-containing OB-fold protein, with translation MGRTRTPVVAGWFTGEGDDFRLLGTRCAACASVFFPREDGLCRNPACAGGELVEVPLSRRGRVWSYTDGRYRPPAPYVSDPELPWEPRTLIAVELAAERMVVLGQGVEGVSVADLEVGMEVEVVPGVLGEEGDDESGTVWTTWQWRPTGVRA, from the coding sequence GTGGGGCGTACGCGTACACCGGTCGTGGCCGGTTGGTTCACCGGAGAGGGCGACGACTTCCGGCTGTTGGGGACGCGCTGCGCCGCCTGCGCGTCGGTGTTCTTCCCCCGCGAGGACGGGCTGTGCCGCAATCCGGCCTGTGCGGGCGGGGAGCTGGTGGAGGTCCCGCTGTCGCGGCGCGGGCGCGTCTGGTCGTACACCGACGGCCGCTACCGGCCGCCGGCGCCGTACGTCTCGGACCCGGAACTTCCGTGGGAGCCCCGCACGTTGATCGCTGTGGAGCTGGCCGCGGAGAGGATGGTGGTGCTGGGCCAGGGGGTCGAAGGGGTGTCGGTGGCCGATCTGGAGGTCGGCATGGAGGTGGAGGTCGTGCCGGGCGTGCTCGGCGAGGAGGGGGACGACGAGAGCGGGACGGTCTGGACGACGTGGCAGTGGCGGCCGACGGGGGTGCGGGCATGA
- a CDS encoding glycoside hydrolase family 31 protein, with translation MNGRDLVRSVRAVPSAVPSAVASASSVQWLRAVRASWRRRRADAAGLAARGPERARVPGAVVGAEPEPGGGVVRFARSALRIRVAVGGAVFWGWDGAEPGPSYALAGVCPEADPRAVLEPDKDGGWRVVSERVTVVVSRHGAVEVCTPGGVTLRRDLPPRWWEPEGGGAARWVQRSEVAADARFFGLGGRASGPRLRGGTYRLWNTDPGGSFGPGDDPLSITMPVQLVVADAGTHLVFHDSTWDGVVSLREGGEGAGSGHDRAGTSELRMDGGPLRCWVVVGTPARVLQVWTQLTGAPCVPPSWALGYQHARWGFGHAQEVRRVVAGYKERGLPLEAVHLDIDHLAAHEVFTVDKERFPALPFLAEELRDQGVRLVSIVDPAVKARPGGAVYEGGRALDAFVRDAGGEPARGVVWAGESVYPDFTAERVRAWWGGLYEERLAQGFAGFWHDMNEPVSFAAFGETTLPRSSRHALEGRGGDHQEAHNVYGLCMARAGYEGLLGLRPRERPFVFSRSGWVGMQRYGGTWSGDVVSGWPGLRASLSLVLGLGLCGVPYSGPDVGGFDGHPSPELYLRWLQLGAFLPLFRTHSALRAGRREPWTFGDEVLGHARVALEERHRLVPYFVTLAHLAQRSGAPYVRPLWWGAPEDRALRDVEDAFLLGDALLVAPVTEPGARHRRVRLPRGRWYDTATGAVFEGPGLVTVEAPLSRVPVLARAGAVIPVRGEDGGLVLEAWAPVRGATGSGVVVADPGDGWEEPVIERFRTRWSGGRVVVEPDAGDVGEEGAGPVAYPVRVRGV, from the coding sequence ATGAACGGTCGTGACCTGGTGCGCTCGGTGAGGGCGGTTCCTTCTGCGGTTCCCTCGGCGGTGGCGTCGGCCAGCTCCGTCCAGTGGCTGCGGGCCGTCCGTGCGTCCTGGCGGCGGCGGCGGGCGGACGCGGCGGGGTTGGCGGCGCGGGGTCCGGAGCGGGCGCGGGTGCCGGGGGCGGTGGTCGGGGCCGAGCCGGAGCCCGGCGGTGGGGTGGTGCGGTTCGCCCGGTCGGCGCTGCGGATCCGGGTCGCGGTCGGCGGGGCCGTCTTCTGGGGCTGGGACGGGGCCGAGCCCGGTCCGTCGTACGCGCTGGCCGGGGTGTGCCCCGAGGCGGATCCGCGGGCGGTTCTCGAGCCCGACAAGGACGGCGGCTGGCGGGTGGTGTCCGAGCGGGTGACCGTCGTGGTGTCCCGGCACGGCGCCGTGGAGGTGTGCACGCCCGGCGGGGTGACGCTGCGGCGGGATCTGCCGCCCCGGTGGTGGGAGCCGGAGGGCGGGGGTGCGGCGCGCTGGGTGCAGCGGTCGGAGGTGGCTGCGGACGCGCGGTTCTTCGGGCTCGGCGGGCGGGCGTCGGGGCCGCGGCTGCGGGGCGGGACGTACCGGCTGTGGAACACGGATCCCGGGGGTTCGTTCGGGCCGGGTGACGATCCGCTGTCGATCACGATGCCGGTGCAGTTGGTCGTGGCCGACGCGGGGACGCATCTGGTGTTCCACGACAGCACCTGGGACGGCGTGGTGAGCCTGCGCGAGGGGGGCGAGGGCGCGGGGTCGGGGCACGACCGGGCCGGGACGTCCGAGCTGCGGATGGACGGCGGTCCGCTGCGCTGCTGGGTGGTGGTGGGCACCCCCGCGCGCGTGCTGCAGGTGTGGACGCAGCTGACGGGGGCACCGTGTGTGCCGCCTTCCTGGGCGCTCGGCTATCAGCACGCCAGATGGGGCTTCGGTCACGCCCAGGAGGTGCGCCGGGTCGTCGCCGGCTACAAGGAGCGCGGTCTGCCCCTGGAGGCGGTGCATCTGGACATCGACCACCTGGCGGCGCACGAGGTGTTCACGGTCGACAAGGAGCGGTTTCCCGCGCTGCCGTTCCTGGCGGAGGAGTTGCGCGACCAGGGTGTGCGCTTGGTGTCGATCGTCGATCCGGCGGTGAAGGCGCGGCCCGGTGGCGCGGTGTACGAGGGCGGGCGGGCGCTGGACGCCTTCGTGAGGGACGCCGGCGGGGAGCCGGCGCGCGGGGTGGTGTGGGCGGGTGAGTCGGTGTACCCGGACTTCACGGCGGAGCGGGTGCGCGCCTGGTGGGGCGGGTTGTACGAGGAGCGGCTGGCGCAGGGTTTCGCCGGTTTCTGGCACGACATGAACGAGCCGGTGTCGTTCGCCGCCTTCGGGGAGACCACCTTGCCCCGGTCGTCACGACACGCCCTGGAGGGGCGCGGTGGCGACCATCAGGAGGCGCACAACGTGTACGGGCTGTGCATGGCGCGGGCCGGCTACGAAGGGCTGCTCGGACTCCGGCCCCGGGAGCGGCCGTTCGTGTTCTCCCGGTCGGGCTGGGTCGGGATGCAGCGCTACGGGGGCACGTGGTCCGGGGACGTCGTCTCGGGGTGGCCCGGACTGCGCGCCTCCTTGTCGCTCGTGCTGGGGCTCGGGTTGTGCGGGGTGCCGTACTCGGGGCCCGACGTGGGCGGGTTCGACGGGCATCCGTCGCCGGAGCTGTACCTGCGCTGGCTGCAACTGGGGGCGTTTCTGCCGTTGTTCCGTACGCATTCCGCGCTGCGGGCGGGCCGGCGGGAGCCGTGGACGTTCGGCGACGAGGTGCTCGGGCACGCGCGCGTGGCGCTGGAGGAGCGGCATCGGCTCGTGCCGTACTTCGTGACGCTGGCGCATCTGGCGCAGCGGAGCGGGGCCCCTTACGTGCGGCCCTTGTGGTGGGGCGCTCCGGAGGACCGGGCGCTGCGGGACGTGGAGGACGCGTTCTTGCTGGGCGACGCCCTGCTGGTGGCGCCGGTGACGGAGCCGGGGGCGCGGCACAGGCGGGTGCGGCTGCCGCGGGGGCGCTGGTACGACACGGCCACGGGAGCGGTGTTCGAGGGGCCGGGGCTGGTGACGGTGGAGGCGCCGCTGTCGCGGGTGCCGGTGCTCGCGCGGGCGGGAGCGGTGATTCCGGTGCGCGGTGAAGACGGCGGTCTGGTGCTGGAGGCGTGGGCTCCGGTCCGCGGGGCGACGGGGAGCGGTGTCGTCGTGGCGGACCCCGGGGACGGCTGGGAGGAGCCGGTGATCGAGCGGTTCCGGACGCGGTGGAGCGGGGGGCGGGTCGTGGTGGAGCCGGATGCGGGGGACGTCGGCGAGGAGGGGGCCGGGCCGGTGGCGTATCCGGTGCGGGTTCGGGGGGTGTGA
- a CDS encoding acetoacetate--CoA ligase gives MSTANPTPLWQPDRQQIADAQVTRFQTWAAEHHGAPAEGGYAALHRWSVAELETFWKAVTEWFDVRFTHPYARVLGSRAMPGAEWFPEATLNYTEHALRTADDPARADTPAILHVDETHEPRPVTWAELRRQVGSLAAELRALGVRPGDRVSGYLPNIPEAVVALLATAAVGAVWTSCAPDFGARSVLDRFQQVEPVVLFTVDGYRYGGKEHDRRDTVAELRAELPTLRAVVHIPLLGTDAPEGALEWSALTSEDVAPVYEEVPFDHPLWVLYSSGTTGLPKAIVQSQGGILVEHLKQLGLHCDLGPGDRFFWYTSTGWMMWNFLVSGLLTGTTIVTYDGSPGYPETGAQWAIAERTGATLFGTSAAYVMACRKAGVHPSRDHDLSRVKCVATTGSPLPPDGFRWLHDEVRDDLWIASVSGGTDVCSCFAGAVATLPVHIGELQAPGLGTDLQAWDPDGNPLIDEVGELVVTNPMPSMPIRFWNDPDGSRYHDSYFDTYPGVWRHGDWITLTSRGSVVIHGRSDSTLNRQGVRMGSADIYEVVERLPEIRESLVIGLELPDGGYWMPLFVHLAPGAALDDDLRDRIKRAIREQLSPRHVPDEIIEAPGVPHTLTGKRIEVPVKRLLQGTPLEKAVNPGSIDNLELLKFYEDIARKRA, from the coding sequence ATGTCCACCGCGAACCCCACCCCGCTCTGGCAGCCCGACCGGCAGCAGATCGCCGACGCGCAGGTCACCCGGTTCCAGACCTGGGCCGCCGAGCACCACGGAGCACCCGCCGAGGGGGGCTACGCGGCCCTGCACCGCTGGTCGGTCGCCGAACTGGAGACGTTCTGGAAGGCCGTCACCGAGTGGTTCGACGTGCGCTTCACCCACCCCTACGCGCGCGTGCTGGGCAGCCGCGCCATGCCCGGCGCCGAATGGTTCCCCGAAGCCACGCTCAACTACACCGAGCACGCCCTGCGCACCGCCGACGACCCCGCCCGAGCCGACACCCCGGCCATCCTCCACGTCGACGAGACGCACGAACCGCGACCCGTCACCTGGGCCGAGCTCCGCCGCCAGGTCGGCTCGCTCGCCGCGGAACTCCGCGCCCTCGGCGTCCGCCCCGGCGACCGCGTCAGCGGCTACCTGCCCAACATCCCCGAAGCCGTCGTCGCCCTCCTCGCCACCGCCGCCGTCGGCGCAGTCTGGACCTCCTGCGCCCCGGACTTCGGCGCCCGCAGCGTCCTCGACCGCTTCCAGCAGGTCGAACCCGTCGTCCTCTTCACCGTCGACGGCTACCGCTACGGAGGCAAGGAGCACGACCGCCGCGACACCGTCGCCGAACTCCGCGCCGAACTGCCCACCCTCCGCGCCGTCGTGCACATCCCGCTCCTCGGCACCGACGCCCCCGAAGGCGCCCTGGAGTGGTCCGCCCTCACTTCGGAGGACGTGGCCCCCGTCTACGAAGAGGTGCCCTTCGACCACCCCCTGTGGGTGCTCTACTCCTCCGGCACCACCGGCCTCCCCAAGGCCATCGTCCAGTCCCAGGGCGGCATCCTCGTCGAGCACCTCAAGCAGCTCGGCCTCCACTGCGACCTCGGCCCCGGCGACCGCTTCTTCTGGTACACGTCCACCGGCTGGATGATGTGGAACTTCCTCGTCTCCGGCCTCCTCACCGGCACCACGATCGTCACGTACGACGGCAGCCCCGGCTACCCCGAGACCGGCGCCCAGTGGGCCATCGCCGAACGCACCGGCGCCACCCTCTTCGGCACCTCCGCCGCCTACGTCATGGCCTGCCGCAAGGCCGGCGTGCACCCCTCCCGCGACCACGACCTCTCCCGCGTCAAGTGCGTCGCCACCACCGGCTCCCCGCTGCCGCCCGACGGCTTCCGCTGGCTCCACGACGAGGTCCGCGACGACCTCTGGATCGCCTCGGTCAGCGGTGGCACCGACGTCTGCTCCTGCTTCGCCGGCGCCGTCGCCACCCTCCCCGTCCACATCGGCGAACTCCAGGCCCCCGGCCTCGGCACCGACCTCCAGGCCTGGGACCCCGACGGCAACCCCCTCATCGACGAGGTCGGCGAACTCGTCGTCACCAACCCCATGCCCTCCATGCCGATCCGCTTCTGGAACGACCCCGACGGCAGCCGCTACCACGACAGCTACTTCGACACCTACCCCGGCGTCTGGCGCCACGGCGACTGGATCACGCTCACCTCACGCGGCTCCGTCGTCATCCACGGCCGCTCCGACTCCACCCTCAACCGCCAGGGCGTCCGCATGGGATCCGCGGACATCTACGAGGTCGTGGAGCGCCTCCCCGAGATCCGCGAGTCCCTCGTCATCGGCCTCGAACTCCCCGACGGCGGCTACTGGATGCCCCTGTTCGTCCACCTCGCCCCCGGCGCCGCCCTCGACGACGACCTCCGCGACCGCATCAAGCGCGCCATCCGCGAACAGCTCTCTCCGCGCCACGTCCCCGACGAGATCATCGAAGCCCCCGGCGTCCCGCACACCCTCACCGGCAAGCGCATCGAGGTCCCCGTCAAGCGCCTCCTCCAGGGCACCCCGCTCGAGAAGGCCGTGAACCCCGGCTCGATCGACAACCTCGAACTCCTCAAGTTCTACGAGGACATCGCCCGCAAGCGCGCCTGA
- a CDS encoding M15 family metallopeptidase, producing MTRTGTVLRRLVAVTAAALLGVAVAPSAAQAKPDPKAPKEFVALSEVDPTIIQEMRYYTEHNFVGEPVDGYKKPMCILTRPAANALHKAQTGLLKRGYSLKVYDCYRPQRAVDHFVRWAEDLGDQRMKPEFYPHVDKTRLFDDGYIAAKSGHSRGSTLDLTLVKLPALPTRAYVPGEELTPCYGPQAERFPDNSVDMGTGFDCFDTLAHTDDPRIQGVQRANRDLLRDALVGQGFVNLPEEWWHYTYKPELFPDTYFDFPVSRKSLAGRN from the coding sequence ATGACTCGAACCGGAACCGTTCTGCGGCGTCTCGTCGCCGTCACCGCAGCCGCGCTGCTCGGCGTGGCCGTGGCGCCGTCCGCCGCGCAGGCGAAGCCCGACCCGAAGGCGCCGAAGGAGTTCGTGGCGCTCAGCGAGGTCGATCCGACGATCATCCAGGAGATGCGCTACTACACGGAGCACAACTTCGTCGGGGAGCCGGTGGACGGCTACAAGAAGCCGATGTGCATCCTGACGCGTCCGGCGGCGAACGCGCTCCACAAGGCGCAGACGGGGCTTCTGAAGAGGGGCTACTCGCTGAAGGTGTACGACTGTTACCGGCCGCAGCGGGCGGTGGATCACTTCGTGCGCTGGGCCGAGGATCTGGGTGACCAGCGGATGAAGCCTGAGTTCTATCCCCATGTCGACAAGACGCGGCTGTTCGACGACGGCTACATCGCGGCCAAGTCGGGGCACAGCCGCGGTTCCACGCTCGATCTGACGCTCGTGAAGCTGCCGGCGCTGCCCACGCGCGCGTACGTGCCCGGGGAGGAACTGACCCCCTGTTACGGGCCGCAGGCCGAGCGGTTCCCGGACAACTCGGTGGACATGGGCACCGGGTTCGACTGCTTCGACACGCTCGCGCACACCGACGATCCGCGCATCCAGGGCGTGCAGCGCGCCAACCGGGACCTGTTGCGTGACGCCCTGGTGGGGCAGGGATTCGTGAACCTCCCGGAGGAGTGGTGGCACTACACGTACAAGCCCGAGCTCTTCCCCGACACGTACTTCGACTTCCCCGTCTCGCGGAAGTCGCTGGCCGGCCGGAACTGA
- a CDS encoding NUDIX domain-containing protein — MSASTTHPTASTPVPGSHCSSCGAPYETGTHGWPRTCPACATVVHRNPLPVAVALLPVHDTSGTALVTITRTIPPALGRTALPGGFIDDHEDWRHAVVRELAEETGIVAPAREVRLADAMSAPDGHLLLFGLLPERPVSELPPSTPTNETTGWQLLRRPTELAFPLHTAAAKAWFEGRYS, encoded by the coding sequence GTGTCCGCATCGACGACCCACCCCACAGCCTCGACCCCCGTACCGGGCTCCCACTGTTCGAGCTGCGGAGCCCCCTACGAGACCGGCACGCACGGCTGGCCGCGCACCTGCCCGGCCTGCGCCACCGTCGTCCACCGCAACCCCCTGCCGGTGGCCGTCGCCCTGCTGCCCGTCCACGACACGTCGGGCACCGCCCTCGTGACGATCACCCGCACCATCCCGCCCGCGCTGGGGAGGACCGCCCTGCCCGGCGGTTTCATCGACGACCACGAGGACTGGCGGCACGCGGTCGTCCGCGAACTGGCCGAGGAGACCGGCATCGTCGCCCCGGCACGCGAGGTCCGCCTGGCCGACGCGATGAGCGCGCCCGACGGCCACCTGCTCCTCTTCGGCCTGCTGCCCGAACGCCCGGTGAGCGAACTGCCGCCCAGCACCCCGACGAACGAGACCACAGGCTGGCAACTCCTGCGTCGCCCCACCGAACTGGCCTTCCCTCTCCACACGGCAGCCGCGAAGGCCTGGTTCGAGGGCCGCTACAGCTGA
- a CDS encoding lipid-transfer protein, protein MTGDVAVLGAGMHPWGKWGRSFVEYGTAAARTALADAGLDWRDVTSVVGADTVRGGYPGYVAGATFAKALGWQGARVTSVYAACASGAQAVSTARTQILAGLADVVLVVGADAAPKGFFRPAGGDRPDDPDWLRFRVLGATNPAYFGLYARRRMALHGDTLEDFARVKVKNAAAGTLNPNARYRKTVSAEEVAASAVVADPLRLLDICATSDGGAALVLTSMEFARRRGVRDPVRIRAVSTVTPTYPTTVPDLPDIATDSAAGAEPQGPGFRASIARAAYEEAGIGPEDLSLAEVYDLSTALELQWYEDLGLCDAGEGAKLLRDGATALGGRIPVNVSGGLASFGEAVPAQAIAQVCELTWQLRGAAGDRQVEGARVGVTANQGLFGHGSSVVAVR, encoded by the coding sequence ATGACCGGGGACGTGGCGGTGCTGGGTGCGGGCATGCACCCGTGGGGCAAGTGGGGGCGCAGCTTCGTGGAGTACGGGACGGCGGCGGCGCGGACGGCGCTGGCCGACGCCGGTCTCGACTGGCGGGACGTGACGTCCGTGGTCGGCGCGGACACGGTGCGCGGGGGCTATCCGGGGTACGTGGCGGGGGCGACGTTCGCGAAGGCGCTCGGCTGGCAGGGCGCCAGGGTGACCAGCGTGTACGCGGCCTGCGCTTCGGGGGCGCAGGCGGTGAGCACCGCGCGGACGCAGATTCTCGCGGGCCTCGCGGACGTGGTGCTCGTGGTGGGCGCCGACGCCGCGCCCAAGGGCTTCTTCCGGCCGGCCGGCGGTGACCGGCCGGACGATCCGGACTGGCTGCGCTTCCGGGTGCTCGGGGCGACGAACCCCGCGTACTTCGGGCTGTACGCACGCCGGCGCATGGCGCTGCACGGCGACACCCTGGAGGACTTCGCGCGGGTCAAGGTGAAGAACGCGGCGGCGGGGACGCTGAATCCGAACGCGCGCTACCGCAAGACGGTCTCCGCCGAGGAGGTGGCGGCGTCCGCCGTGGTCGCGGATCCGCTGCGGCTGCTCGACATCTGCGCGACGTCGGACGGCGGGGCCGCGCTGGTCCTCACCAGCATGGAGTTCGCGCGGCGGCGCGGGGTGCGGGACCCGGTGCGGATCCGGGCGGTCTCCACGGTCACGCCGACCTATCCGACGACGGTGCCGGACCTTCCGGACATCGCCACGGACTCGGCGGCCGGGGCGGAGCCGCAGGGGCCGGGGTTCCGTGCGTCGATCGCCCGCGCCGCCTACGAGGAGGCGGGGATCGGCCCCGAGGACCTGTCGCTCGCGGAGGTCTACGACCTGTCCACGGCCCTGGAGCTCCAGTGGTACGAGGACCTCGGGCTGTGCGACGCGGGTGAGGGCGCGAAGCTGCTGCGGGACGGGGCGACGGCGCTCGGCGGCCGGATACCGGTGAACGTGAGCGGGGGCCTCGCCTCCTTCGGCGAGGCGGTGCCCGCGCAGGCGATCGCCCAGGTCTGCGAGCTGACCTGGCAGCTGCGCGGGGCGGCCGGGGACCGGCAGGTGGAGGGGGCGCGGGTCGGGGTGACAGCGAACCAGGGGCTCTTCGGGCACGGGTCGTCGGTGGTCGCCGTGCGCTGA
- a CDS encoding CDP-alcohol phosphatidyltransferase family protein: protein MEVQETRVQTDRVLTIPNILSMARLVGVPLFLWLILRPEFGGPKSDGWALLVLALSGVSDYLDGKLARRWNQISSLGRLLDPAADRLYILSTLVGLTWREILPLWLTAVLLARELVLLVMVGILRRHGYPPPQVNFLGKAATFNLMYAFPLLLLSDGSGWIHELAAIFGWAFAGWGTTLYWWAGILYMVQVRRLVRADSMAD, encoded by the coding sequence GTGGAGGTCCAGGAGACCCGTGTCCAGACGGACCGGGTCCTCACCATCCCGAACATCCTCAGCATGGCGCGTCTCGTCGGCGTACCCCTCTTCCTGTGGCTGATCCTCAGGCCGGAGTTCGGCGGCCCCAAGAGCGACGGCTGGGCGCTGCTGGTGCTCGCGCTGAGCGGTGTCAGCGACTATCTCGACGGCAAGCTCGCCCGGCGCTGGAATCAGATCAGCAGTCTCGGCCGGCTCCTCGACCCTGCCGCGGACCGGCTCTACATTCTGTCCACTCTCGTCGGACTGACCTGGCGCGAGATTCTTCCGCTGTGGTTGACCGCCGTACTTTTGGCACGTGAACTGGTTCTGCTGGTGATGGTGGGGATCCTCCGCCGTCACGGCTATCCTCCGCCGCAGGTGAACTTCCTGGGCAAGGCGGCCACGTTCAACCTCATGTACGCCTTCCCGTTGCTGCTTCTGAGCGACGGAAGTGGCTGGATCCATGAACTCGCTGCTATTTTCGGATGGGCGTTCGCCGGATGGGGTACAACGCTGTACTGGTGGGCAGGGATCCTCTACATGGTTCAGGTCCGCCGACTTGTCAGGGCGGACTCCATGGCCGATTGA
- the ptsP gene encoding phosphoenolpyruvate--protein phosphotransferase, whose product METTLRGVGVSHGVAVGEVRHMGTAVLEPPAKQIPPEEAEREQGRARQAVEAVAADLIARGNLAGGEAQAVLEAQAMIAQDPELIADVDRRITVGSTAERGIYDAFSHYRELLAGAGEYMAGRVADLDDVRNRIVARLLGVPMPGVPDSDEPYVLIARDLAPADTALLDPALVLGFVTEEGGPTSHSAILARALGVPAVVALPGAGELAEGTVIAVDGSTGEIFVDPTPEKRAALEAAAAERKAALAASTGPGATSDGHKVPLLANVGGPADVPAAVAAGAEGVGLFRTEFLFLDDSKQAPSEEKQVEAYRAVLEAFPEGRVVVRVLDAGADKPLDFLTPADEPNPALGVRGLRSLLDHPEVLRTQLTALAKAAEGLPVYLEVMAPMVADRADAKAFADACRAAGLQAKFGAMVEIPSAALRARSVLQEVEFLSLGTNDLAQYTFAADRQVGAVSRLQDPWQPALLDLVALSADAAKAEGKSCGVCGEAASDPLLACVLTGLGVTSLSMGAASIPYVRATLAKYTLAQCERAAAAARAAESAEEARHAAQAVLSGE is encoded by the coding sequence ATGGAGACAACGCTGCGAGGCGTCGGCGTGAGCCACGGGGTGGCGGTCGGCGAGGTTCGGCACATGGGTACTGCGGTGCTCGAGCCGCCGGCCAAGCAGATCCCGCCGGAGGAGGCCGAGCGTGAGCAGGGTCGTGCCCGCCAGGCCGTCGAGGCTGTCGCGGCCGACCTGATTGCGCGCGGCAATCTGGCCGGTGGCGAAGCCCAGGCGGTGCTCGAGGCGCAGGCCATGATCGCTCAGGACCCGGAGCTGATCGCCGACGTCGACCGTCGGATCACCGTGGGCAGCACCGCGGAGCGCGGTATCTACGACGCGTTCTCGCACTATCGGGAGCTCCTGGCCGGTGCCGGCGAGTACATGGCCGGCCGTGTGGCCGACCTGGACGACGTGCGGAACCGGATCGTGGCCCGGCTGCTCGGTGTCCCGATGCCTGGTGTGCCGGACAGCGATGAGCCCTACGTGCTGATCGCCCGCGATCTGGCTCCTGCGGACACCGCGCTGCTCGACCCGGCGCTCGTGCTCGGCTTCGTCACCGAGGAGGGCGGGCCGACCAGCCACAGTGCGATCCTGGCCCGTGCCCTCGGAGTGCCGGCCGTCGTCGCTCTGCCGGGTGCCGGTGAGCTGGCGGAGGGCACCGTGATCGCCGTCGACGGCAGCACCGGTGAGATCTTCGTGGATCCGACTCCGGAGAAGCGTGCCGCTCTCGAGGCCGCGGCTGCCGAGCGCAAGGCCGCGCTGGCCGCCTCGACCGGTCCGGGTGCCACGTCGGACGGGCACAAGGTGCCGCTGCTCGCCAACGTCGGCGGTCCGGCGGACGTGCCGGCGGCTGTCGCGGCGGGTGCCGAGGGTGTCGGTCTCTTCCGGACCGAGTTCCTGTTCCTGGACGACAGCAAGCAGGCTCCTTCCGAGGAGAAGCAGGTCGAGGCGTACCGCGCGGTGCTCGAGGCGTTCCCCGAGGGGCGTGTCGTGGTGCGTGTGCTGGATGCGGGTGCGGACAAGCCGCTGGACTTCCTCACCCCGGCCGACGAGCCGAACCCGGCGCTCGGCGTGCGCGGGCTCCGCTCGCTGCTCGACCACCCCGAGGTGCTGCGGACGCAGCTGACCGCGCTGGCGAAGGCGGCCGAGGGGCTGCCCGTCTACCTCGAGGTCATGGCTCCGATGGTGGCCGACCGTGCGGACGCCAAGGCGTTCGCCGACGCGTGCCGTGCTGCCGGGCTGCAGGCCAAGTTCGGCGCGATGGTGGAGATCCCGTCCGCCGCGCTGCGTGCCCGTTCGGTGCTGCAGGAGGTCGAGTTCCTGTCGCTGGGCACGAACGACCTGGCCCAGTACACCTTCGCCGCCGACCGTCAGGTCGGTGCGGTGTCTCGGCTGCAGGACCCGTGGCAGCCCGCGCTGCTCGACCTGGTCGCCCTGTCCGCCGATGCAGCGAAGGCCGAGGGCAAGAGCTGTGGCGTGTGTGGTGAGGCGGCGTCCGATCCGCTGCTCGCCTGTGTGCTGACCGGTCTGGGTGTCACCTCCCTGTCCATGGGTGCGGCGTCGATTCCGTACGTGCGGGCGACGCTCGCCAAGTACACGCTGGCGCAGTGTGAGCGTGCGGCGGCTGCCGCGCGTGCCGCCGAGTCGGCCGAAGAGGCGCGGCATGCGGCTCAGGCGGTGCTGTCCGGCGAGTAG